The following coding sequences lie in one Tichowtungia aerotolerans genomic window:
- a CDS encoding phosphomannomutase, with the protein MEFVIKDVMQSSGVKFGTSGARGLADEMTDQVCYIYTKGFLQYLEQQGEISKNGETVAIAGDLRPSTGRIMAAVARAAADMGYSPMNCGRIPSPAVALYGIENRCPAIMVTGSHIPDDRNGIKFNKASGEVLKSDEQGIVSQVVELAVGALDGSFEMPTENPDAGKAYVARYLDIFPSDCLAGKKLGIYQHSAVGREMIVRIFEGLGADVTPLGWSDTFIPVDTEAIREEDVALARQWAAGQDFDAILSTDGDSDRPLISDEAGAWLRGDIAGILAARYLGADSVSTPVSCNTALEKTGWFADVRRTKIGSPFVIASMNEAVEAGSKGVVGYEANGGFLTNSDLPMFGKSLKALPTRDAVLPVLSIILLSIQENKSVSGLLTDLPQRFTASDRIQNFPTEESARIIERFKDAAAVEEVFGDRFGRVEGMDRTDGLRITFQSMEVLHLRPSGNAPEFRCYNEAASQQRVLEMQRQAMDILLRLKG; encoded by the coding sequence ATGGAATTTGTGATCAAAGATGTCATGCAGAGCAGCGGAGTGAAGTTCGGGACCAGTGGGGCCCGCGGCCTGGCCGATGAAATGACGGATCAGGTCTGTTATATTTACACCAAAGGATTTCTGCAGTATCTCGAACAGCAGGGCGAAATCAGTAAAAACGGCGAAACCGTCGCTATCGCCGGCGACCTTCGTCCGTCGACCGGCCGCATCATGGCCGCCGTCGCCCGCGCAGCCGCGGATATGGGCTACTCTCCCATGAACTGCGGACGTATCCCGTCCCCCGCGGTTGCCCTTTACGGCATCGAGAACCGCTGTCCGGCCATCATGGTCACCGGCAGTCATATCCCCGACGACCGCAACGGCATCAAATTCAACAAAGCCTCCGGCGAGGTCCTTAAGTCCGACGAGCAGGGCATCGTCTCGCAGGTCGTTGAATTGGCTGTCGGCGCCCTCGACGGATCGTTTGAAATGCCGACGGAAAACCCGGACGCCGGCAAAGCCTATGTGGCCCGCTACCTCGACATCTTTCCGTCCGACTGCCTCGCCGGGAAAAAACTCGGCATCTACCAGCACTCTGCGGTCGGGCGCGAAATGATCGTCCGGATTTTTGAAGGCCTCGGTGCGGACGTAACCCCGCTCGGCTGGTCCGACACCTTTATTCCGGTCGATACCGAAGCCATCCGCGAAGAAGACGTTGCTCTCGCCAGACAGTGGGCCGCCGGGCAGGACTTCGACGCCATCCTTTCCACCGACGGCGACAGCGACCGGCCGCTCATCAGCGATGAGGCCGGAGCCTGGCTGCGCGGCGACATCGCGGGCATCCTTGCCGCCCGGTATCTTGGCGCCGACTCGGTCAGCACTCCGGTCAGCTGCAATACCGCCCTTGAAAAAACCGGATGGTTTGCTGACGTGCGCCGCACAAAAATCGGCTCCCCCTTCGTGATCGCCTCCATGAACGAAGCGGTTGAGGCCGGAAGCAAAGGCGTTGTCGGCTACGAAGCCAACGGCGGCTTTCTGACCAACAGCGATCTTCCCATGTTTGGAAAAAGCCTGAAGGCTCTTCCCACGCGCGACGCGGTTCTGCCGGTGCTGAGCATCATTCTGCTTTCCATCCAGGAGAACAAATCGGTTTCCGGCCTGCTGACCGATCTGCCGCAGCGCTTTACCGCCTCCGACCGCATCCAGAACTTCCCGACCGAAGAGAGCGCCAGAATCATTGAACGCTTCAAAGACGCAGCGGCGGTCGAAGAAGTCTTCGGCGACCGGTTCGGCCGCGTGGAGGGCATGGACCGCACCGACGGCCTGCGCATCACCTTCCAGTCCATGGAAGTTCTGCACCTGCGCCCGTCCGGAAATGCGCCTGAATTCCGCTGCTACAACGAAGCCGCTTCGCAGCAACGCGTCCTCGAAATGCAGCGGCAGGCCATGGACATTTTACTGCGCCTGAAAGGCTGA